Within Desulfobacter sp., the genomic segment TAAGAGGCCGGTTTCCGGATCCACGGTATAATGGGAAAAATCAAAGCATTTGCTGGTCATTGAGGCCGAATGGCCGTGGGAAAGGTGCCCCCCGTGGGGCAGGCTCATGGAGAGGATTTTGTCACCCGTTTCAAGGACTGAGAAATAGACGGCCAGGTTGGCCGAGGTCCCGCTGTGGGGCTGGACATTGGCGTATTCGGCCTTGAACAGGGCCTTTGCCCGTTCCACGGCCAGCTCCTCCACCCGGTCCGCATGGACGCACCCGGCATGGAACCTGTTGCCGGGGTAGCCCTCAATGGTCTTGGTGTTGAAGGCCGAGCCCATGGCTTCCATGATGGACGGCGGGGAATGGTTTTCGGCCGCAATGAGGTCCAGGGTGTCTTCCAGCCGGGCCTCCTCCGCCCGTACCAGTTGCGCAAGTCTCGGATCGTCCTGTTCAAGATACCCCATAACCGCCTCCTTTAAGCTAAAGTCCATTCCCCTGACCGCAGCAAATCCCGGTGATTTGTACGTCAAATTACAGACAATTAATCAAATTGCCGGCCGTTATTTAAAATGGGAAAAATGCTTTTGTCAAGCAGAACAAAAAATAAACCCGGGGCCGGCGCATATCCGTTTTACCAGGCAGCATCCTTCCACTTGACAGCCGGTGGCGGCAGGTGGCACCAGGGCCGGAAAGGCTCACGGCCCCGGTGCTGACTGCTTTCCAGATGGCTGGATTTTATGGCGGTCTGATTAGCCTTTAAGAGAGCAAAAGCCTGTCTATGGAGCCTTTCATGGCCGACTCATAGGGTTTGCCTTCCAGAAAGTCGCCGATGAATATGATGCCCATATATTTTTCTTTTTCCTTGGATAATTTTTCGGCCATGTCCCCCAGGGTGCCTTTGACAATTCGCTGGACCAGGGGGAACCCGGCCCAGAAAACCACGGCACAGGGCGTGGTGTCCGGATATACCTCCCGGTATTTTTTAAAGAGGGGGGCAACGAAATTCAAGGCCATATAGTGAATGCTGTTAATATTGAATTTGGAGACATCCTTTAAAACCTGATCGGCCGAGTTGGTTTTGATATCTGTCAGGAAAAAGGGCGCGGTCTGCATGACAAAGGGGCTATCGCCCGCCGGGATGATGCTTTTTCCCAGGGCGGAAAGGGCGGCAGAATCAACGCCCATCCCCGGGATGATCACCACATCGTCCGGGGGGAGTTGTTCAATATACCAGTGGCCCGGCCCGAAAAGGCAGGGATTGCCCATATCCAGGATTCCGACATTTTTCCCCTTGCCCAGCAGGTCTTTTATGACCGCCAGCCGCTGGTCCCTTATCTTGAAGCATTCCTCTTTGTAGAGGG encodes:
- a CDS encoding tetrapyrrole methylase: MLKTLVILFGIGAVIIIIFAGIKVIKSKLLFRQKSARGKKGRLYIIGTGPAGPKTATIQALKTIKKMDAVIAPKKHAMLFSKYIGTTPRLFDPWEGFFDYKGKEYYLLDKEELSLYKEECFKIRDQRLAVIKDLLGKGKNVGILDMGNPCLFGPGHWYIEQLPPDDVVIIPGMGVDSAALSALGKSIIPAGDSPFVMQTAPFFLTDIKTNSADQVLKDVSKFNINSIHYMALNFVAPLFKKYREVYPDTTPCAVVFWAGFPLVQRIVKGTLGDMAEKLSKEKEKYMGIIFIGDFLEGKPYESAMKGSIDRLLLS